The genomic window ACATGCTGCGCGGCAAGCCGTGTCAGGTCGGGTGCGATTAATTTGGCCCAGAAGCCGCGCTGTCCTGCGTCAAGAACCGCGGGCGTGGTGCTGGCCGATGCTGGGGCACGCGCCAAGGCACTGAGCTGGTCGCGCGCAATCACGTCAAAGGTCACCCCCTGGAGTTCGGCCCGCGCGTTCATGGCAATCATCATGGCCTCGTTAATTCGACCATCCAGCGCCTGGAGGGCGGCCCATTCCTGGGGAAAGCGTTGGGGAACGTCCAACCGGTATAGCAACACGGCGTCATAGCGGGGGAAGTACTTTTTGTCGTCCACGAGTACATACAGACCTAGTGCATCGATTTTTGCGTCGGTGGTGTAGATATCGATGACATCGACCTGTTTGGCGCCTATAGCCTCATAGGCCAGGCCGTGATCCAGGCCGGTTGGGGTGTGGGTTAGCCCATAGCGCTGGGCCAGGCCGCGCCAACCGTCGGATCGGCCAATGAACTCGTTGGACAGTCCCAGCCGCAAATCCGGGTGGGTGGCCATGTCGCTCAGGTTAAGCACGCCTCTGGCCTTGGCATCCGCCGCACGCATGGCCAGCGCATAACCGTCGTTGAAGCCCAGAGGCACTGCCACACCCAGACCCAAGGGCGCCAAGGCCTGGTGCATCTGTGCCAAGGTCAGGGGCTCTGTGCTCTTAAGAATTTCTTGGCTGATGGTGCCAGCATATTCCGGGTAGAGATCAATTTGACCTGCACGCAGAGCTTCATAAACGATGGCGGTGTTGCCCAGACCCTGGCGCACCTGGGGAGCTATGCGTGCATGCGGCGCAGCCTGCTGCGCCAGCATTTCGGCCAGTATGTAGGATTCGGTAAAGCGTTTGGATCCAATGCGCAACGGCGCTCCATCGCCGTTGCTGGCGGCAACCGAGACGCTGGCACCGAGAGCCAGGGCGCAGAGCGGCATGGCAAGCCAACGGCGCACGGTGAAAATGGAATGTGCTGTAGACATAGTGCGGTGCCGCGTGTGCGGAGGGCTAACTGCCCAGGCTGGCATTGACGGCGGCAACGTCAGGCGCGGCAAACACGGTATTGTGGCGATC from Rhodoferax sp. AJA081-3 includes these protein-coding regions:
- a CDS encoding glycine betaine ABC transporter substrate-binding protein, translating into MPLCALALGASVSVAASNGDGAPLRIGSKRFTESYILAEMLAQQAAPHARIAPQVRQGLGNTAIVYEALRAGQIDLYPEYAGTISQEILKSTEPLTLAQMHQALAPLGLGVAVPLGFNDGYALAMRAADAKARGVLNLSDMATHPDLRLGLSNEFIGRSDGWRGLAQRYGLTHTPTGLDHGLAYEAIGAKQVDVIDIYTTDAKIDALGLYVLVDDKKYFPRYDAVLLYRLDVPQRFPQEWAALQALDGRINEAMMIAMNARAELQGVTFDVIARDQLSALARAPASASTTPAVLDAGQRGFWAKLIAPDLTRLAAQHVFLVSVAVLLATLLGVPIAVLTHRHPRVAAAVLGSSGLLQTVPSIAMLAVLISLLGAIGTLPALIALTLYALLPIMRNTATGLGQVPTGLRMAAQSLGLTAWQSLRLVELPLALPTIVAGVRTATAIAVGTATIAAFVGAGGFGERIVTGLALNDRALLLAGALPAALMAFVSEGLFELLERRLRPHQ